A stretch of the Gracilinanus agilis isolate LMUSP501 chromosome 4, AgileGrace, whole genome shotgun sequence genome encodes the following:
- the GPANK1 gene encoding G patch domain and ankyrin repeat-containing protein 1, whose protein sequence is MSRPLLPPPPPATAAMTLPALIAFTPAQDSSDLWKDGRQQPQSQLEPELPLDGAAARDFYESVVGSTGDAPTRSPIPKRASPKGRKRTQKTRLERTGAVTAYDESVGARERQTAQLLRAAQDGDVRQLRALLEPRGPGTHGGDINARDAAWWTPLMCAARAGQGPAVRYLLARGAAWVGVCELGGRDAAQLAEEAGYFEVARIVRESGGEEIPESRPCSPLPKKYCETCGSHYRDSNHNSSTAHLLALSHGPRPPHLPQGVSASSPGFKLLVKGGWEPGLGLGPRGEGRTAPIPTVLKRDQEGLGYRPTPQPRVTHFPARDPQAVAERKRAPRAATLSKREEKRLEEKRRAWEWNLRTYMNLDL, encoded by the exons ATGTCCcgtcccctccttcctcccccgcCCCCAGCTACTGCAGCCATGACACTCCCCGCTCTCATCGCCTTCACCCCAGCCCAGGACTCAAGCGACCTCTGGAAGGACGGGCGGCAGCAGCCGCAGTCGCAGCTGGAGCCGGAGCTTCCCTTGGACGGGGCCGCCGCCCGGGACTTCTATGAATCCGTGGTGGGGAGCACGGGGGACGCCCCCACCCGGTCCCCAATCCCCAAGCGGGCGTCTCCCAAGGGGAGAAAAAGGACGCAGAAGACTAGGCTGGAGAGAACCGGGGCCGTCACAGCCTATGATGAGAGCGTGGGGGCCCGGGAGCGACAAACGGCGCAGCTCCTGAGAGCCGCGCAGGACGGGGACGTGCGGCAGCTGCGCGCCTTGTTGGAGCCCCGAGGCCCGGGGACCCACGGAGGCGACATCAACGCCCGGGACGCCGCCTGGTGGACCCCGCTGATGTGCGCAGCCCGAGCAGGCCAGGGGCCGGCCGTGCGGTACCTTCTGGCGCGAGGGGCCGCCTGGGTTGGCGTTTGTGAGCTCGGAGGCCGCGACGCAGCTCAGCTGGCAGAAGAGGCCGGCTACTTCGAGGTGGCCCGAATTGTCCGAGAGAGCGGTGGAGAAGAAATCCCTGAGAGCCG GCCCTGCTCTCCTTTGCCCAAAAAATACTGTGAGACTTGTGGCTCCCATTATCGAGACTCTAATCACAACAGTTCTACTGCTCACCTCCTAGCTCTGTCACATGGGCCTAGACCACCACACTTGCCCCAAGGGGTCTCTGCCTCTAGCCCTGGCTTCAAATTATTGGTAAAAGGGGGCTGGGAGCCTGGATTGGGACTGGGTCCCCGGGGTGAAGGGCGGACTGCTCCCATTCCCACAGTCCTCAAGAGAGACCAGGAAGGTTTGGGATATAGGCCAACTCCccagcccagagtcacacatttcCCTGCTAGGGACCCTCAGGCTGTGGCTGAGAGGAAAAGAGCACCTCGGGCTGCTACTTTGAGCAAGAGAGAGGAGAAACGtctagaagagaagaggagagctTGGGAATGGAACCTACGGACTTATATGAACCTTGATCTCTGA